One Flagellimonas sp. CMM7 genomic region harbors:
- a CDS encoding DUF2723 domain-containing protein yields the protein MFAKDFKKWDTILGWASFAIAFIVYALTVEPTGSFWDAGEYITTSAKLQVGHPPGAPLLQMIGAFFSIFAFGDTSKIALMVNAVSIVSSAFAVLFTFWTITNMTLKLASKKKPITNSKAIAIFGSGLVGALAFTFSDSFWFNAVETEVYAMASFIMALLLWLGLKWTDNLDDPRGNRWLLLICFLIGLTFGIQFMGFLAIPSIGLLYYFKKYKTTTVKNFLLANIIVISLLMLVYKFSLTYVLKLFGWSEVFFINSIGLPFNSGSIIMGLIFVAAFYFGLQYTRRNNFYTGNTIVLCLMFLIFGFSSWLMLPIRANAKTVVNENDPSDARSLLAYYNREQYPGVESPFYGAYYSDAFAPAGEDIDDRPKYEKDEKLGKYIIVNNYKNAIQGPNEKHVGILPRLWSDQHAENYMRYFGELEFRIKSEYISNNDLREAVAQFKTAYGQGELDSEQYIRFLREFGEYIDVEPPTFWQNVTYLFEFQFGYMYMRYFMWNFTGRQNDIQGRYDENGHWLSGIGFIDSLRLGSQNNLPSDWENNKGRNTYFFLPLLLGIIGIVFQVSKNPKHFWVLFVFFIFTGLAIQFYTNPYIFQPRERDYSLVGSFYIFCIWIGIGVYGLFDEFRKLLSAKIAAPVITGLCLLAVPLLMAFQNWDDHDRSGRYTANSTAKAYLDSCKEDAGAILFTIGDNDTFPLWYAQEIEEYRTDVRIVNTSLFATDWYIDQMKRKAYESDPIPSQLTHDKYRYGSRDAVYYQGVTENRWNIKDFINWIGSDKPQTKFKYLLEKQGADLNNYPESNLDIVYYPTNKIRIPVNKKNVLETGLVKAKDSALIEDFIDIDLPQSALPKNRILMLDLIANNDWKRPIYFSGGSFDKAEYIWMKDYLQLDGLVYKLVPIKTKNQSSFEMGRVDSDLMYDIVKKWDWGNSGSDKIYHDPQTRSQGLSFRSNLARLMETLIAENKIDKAKDIIDMSITNMPVENYGFYAFVEPFVDGYYKVGETEKARALFEKLKKVYQERLEYYSGIPLDEQYDKIDDVLADMQAYRRNIDILIENQDRDLAESETIIFNEYIDKFSQFVGDSEDAFEETIPNPDLEDSIPLDTIESVPDSMILEQ from the coding sequence AAATGATCGGTGCTTTCTTTTCCATATTTGCTTTTGGGGATACCTCCAAAATAGCGCTGATGGTCAATGCTGTTTCCATAGTTTCAAGTGCCTTTGCCGTGCTGTTTACTTTTTGGACCATAACCAATATGACACTTAAACTGGCCTCCAAAAAGAAACCTATTACCAATAGTAAGGCAATAGCCATTTTTGGAAGTGGGTTGGTAGGAGCTTTAGCGTTCACTTTTTCCGATAGTTTTTGGTTTAATGCAGTAGAGACTGAAGTGTATGCCATGGCTAGCTTTATTATGGCACTTCTACTTTGGTTAGGTTTAAAATGGACGGATAATTTAGATGACCCAAGAGGCAATAGATGGTTATTGCTTATTTGTTTTTTAATAGGACTTACCTTCGGAATTCAGTTTATGGGCTTTTTGGCCATTCCTTCCATTGGTCTGTTGTATTACTTCAAAAAATATAAGACAACAACTGTAAAGAACTTTCTATTAGCCAATATTATAGTGATTTCCCTTTTAATGTTGGTCTACAAATTCTCCTTGACCTATGTGTTAAAACTATTTGGTTGGAGCGAGGTTTTCTTCATTAATAGCATTGGACTTCCTTTTAACTCGGGAAGTATTATCATGGGACTCATTTTTGTTGCGGCTTTCTATTTTGGTTTGCAGTATACCAGAAGAAACAATTTCTATACTGGAAACACCATTGTGCTCTGTTTAATGTTCCTGATTTTTGGTTTTTCCTCTTGGTTGATGTTACCCATTCGTGCCAACGCAAAAACCGTAGTTAATGAAAATGACCCATCGGACGCCCGTTCTCTTTTGGCGTATTATAATAGAGAACAGTACCCTGGGGTAGAGAGTCCATTTTATGGTGCTTACTATTCAGATGCTTTTGCTCCAGCCGGTGAAGACATAGATGACCGCCCCAAATATGAAAAGGATGAAAAATTAGGCAAATACATTATTGTAAACAATTACAAGAATGCCATTCAAGGTCCCAATGAGAAACATGTTGGTATCCTTCCAAGATTGTGGAGCGATCAACATGCAGAAAACTACATGCGCTATTTTGGGGAACTGGAATTTCGAATAAAATCGGAATACATATCCAACAATGACTTAAGAGAAGCAGTAGCTCAATTTAAAACCGCTTACGGCCAAGGCGAGTTGGATTCTGAACAATATATTCGTTTCTTAAGAGAGTTTGGTGAATATATAGATGTAGAGCCACCTACCTTTTGGCAAAACGTGACTTACCTTTTCGAATTCCAATTTGGATATATGTACATGCGTTACTTCATGTGGAATTTTACAGGAAGACAAAACGATATTCAAGGCAGGTATGACGAAAATGGACATTGGCTCAGTGGCATTGGGTTTATAGATAGTCTTAGATTAGGCAGCCAAAACAACCTTCCTAGCGATTGGGAGAACAACAAAGGCAGGAACACCTATTTCTTTTTACCGTTACTGCTAGGTATTATTGGTATCGTTTTTCAGGTTTCCAAAAACCCAAAACACTTTTGGGTGCTCTTTGTCTTTTTCATATTTACAGGATTGGCTATTCAATTCTACACCAACCCCTATATCTTTCAACCTAGGGAACGGGATTATTCTCTGGTAGGTTCATTTTATATCTTTTGTATCTGGATTGGGATTGGGGTCTATGGGCTTTTTGATGAATTTAGAAAACTACTGTCCGCAAAAATAGCAGCACCAGTCATTACAGGCCTATGTTTATTGGCCGTACCCCTATTAATGGCTTTTCAAAATTGGGATGATCATGACCGCTCTGGTCGTTATACTGCAAATTCTACTGCCAAAGCCTATTTGGATTCCTGTAAAGAAGATGCAGGTGCTATTCTATTCACCATTGGTGATAATGATACTTTTCCATTGTGGTATGCCCAAGAAATTGAAGAATACAGAACAGATGTTCGTATTGTTAATACGAGTCTTTTTGCCACAGATTGGTATATTGACCAAATGAAGCGTAAGGCGTATGAGAGTGACCCTATTCCTTCTCAGTTAACGCATGATAAATATCGTTATGGTTCTAGAGACGCTGTTTATTATCAAGGAGTTACAGAAAATCGTTGGAACATTAAAGATTTTATCAATTGGATAGGAAGCGATAAACCGCAGACCAAGTTTAAATATTTATTGGAGAAGCAGGGTGCAGACCTCAACAATTATCCAGAAAGCAATCTGGATATTGTGTACTACCCAACTAATAAGATAAGAATCCCTGTCAACAAAAAGAATGTATTGGAAACTGGTTTGGTAAAAGCCAAGGATTCTGCCTTAATAGAAGATTTTATAGATATTGATCTTCCGCAGAGCGCATTGCCCAAGAACAGAATCTTAATGTTGGATTTGATTGCCAACAACGATTGGAAAAGACCAATCTATTTTTCAGGAGGGAGTTTTGATAAGGCAGAATATATTTGGATGAAAGATTACCTTCAACTGGATGGTTTGGTCTATAAATTGGTCCCCATCAAAACGAAAAATCAGAGCTCTTTTGAAATGGGGCGTGTGGACAGTGATTTAATGTACGATATTGTGAAGAAGTGGGACTGGGGAAATTCTGGCAGTGATAAAATTTACCATGATCCCCAAACACGTTCGCAAGGGCTTTCTTTTAGAAGCAATTTAGCTCGATTGATGGAAACATTGATTGCAGAAAACAAGATTGACAAGGCAAAGGATATTATTGACATGAGCATAACCAATATGCCTGTTGAAAACTACGGCTTTTACGCATTTGTTGAACCCTTTGTGGATGGCTATTACAAAGTGGGAGAAACCGAGAAAGCTAGAGCGCTGTTTGAAAAATTGAAAAAAGTATATCAAGAACGCTTAGAATATTATTCGGGAATACCGCTTGATGAACAATATGATAAAATTGACGATGTTTTAGCTGATATGCAGGCCTATCGTAGGAATATTGACATTCTTATTGAAAACCAAGATAGAGATTTGGCAGAATCTGAAACTATAATCTTTAATGAGTATATAGATAAGTTCTCTCAATTTGTAGGTGATAGCGAAGACGCTTTTGAAGAGACTATTCCAAATCCCGATCTAGAAGATTCGATTCCTCTTGACACTATTGAATCTGTTCCAGATTCAATGATATTGGAACAATAA
- a CDS encoding co-chaperone YbbN — translation MSKFGELIDLKVPVLLDFYAEWNDQSTSMHPVLRDVAAALGDKGKVIKIDVDKNKELSQALRIKGLPTLMIYKKGEMVWRQSGEQDANTLIGILNEYI, via the coding sequence ATGTCCAAATTTGGTGAACTTATAGATTTAAAAGTACCGGTCTTACTGGACTTTTATGCAGAATGGAACGACCAGTCCACTTCTATGCATCCTGTATTGCGCGATGTTGCAGCAGCACTTGGCGATAAAGGAAAGGTAATTAAGATTGATGTTGACAAAAACAAAGAGCTGTCTCAGGCTTTACGCATTAAAGGATTGCCAACATTGATGATTTACAAAAAGGGAGAGATGGTTTGGCGACAAAGTGGAGAACAAGATGCCAATACACTCATTGGCATTCTGAACGAATATATTTAA